One genomic region from Cucumis melo cultivar AY chromosome 9, USDA_Cmelo_AY_1.0, whole genome shotgun sequence encodes:
- the LOC103498582 gene encoding stress-induced protein KIN2-like, whose protein sequence is MADTNSQNMSYQAGEAKGQAQEKASNMMDKASNAAESAKESIQESGQQMMAKAQGAADAVKDAVNK, encoded by the exons ATGGCAGACACTAACTCTCAAAACATGAGCTATCAAGCTGGAGAAGCCAAGGGCCAAGCTCAG GAAAAGGCTAGCAATATGATGGATAAGGCAAGTAATGCAGCTGAATCAGCTAAAGAGTCAATTCAAGAGTCAGGACAACAGATGATGGCTAAGGCTCAAGGAGCTGCCGATGCTGTCAAAGATGCCGTCAACAAATAA